One Candidatus Cardinium hertigii DNA window includes the following coding sequences:
- a CDS encoding sodium:solute symporter family transporter, translated as MTLCNNLPLVMVMAFLLLTLVVGLYYSRKVKTFREYAVGHKQFATATLVATVLATSYGGAGLMRTVEFVYSEGLYWIIMEFLCNAFLFVVAPIALRMGPFMRNLSIAETIGNVYGIYPRIIVGISSICSSIAIITMQIHVLRKAICTCTGSVDFLKVTILATLVLIFYSILGGIRAVTLTDVLQFITFSIIIPLLAWFVFIKIRKTPITTITSLLQNTQKYQFSDFLKLDMKLIAILALLLSSLVAYIADPVFMQRIYMASAPIQAYKVFTISSLFTFLITGSITLIGLFVFIGEPGLQQQQIWPYIMNHISPFFKGLTCISLLAMTMSTADSCLNNCAIIIVHDIMGSIKKISLTNTIQLARLTSFVVGLCAMVLAFRCKNLLELLKISFDFSIPIVTAPFLLAIYGFRSSSLTALIGMGIGALTILAWNKWIKPLESTIEIDGAFPCMLANGLAMLAAHYLLPQPAGTGWVTPDKIYLQKQQEKERIARRNKQERAIFFTKENLAKLKPNAITLVLVGIYLIVSSLVNSCYYNAQTKTVWQCLPFYMLGVGYIGYVAFLKENNKIPDWAIGKYWFISVLVGFPLHLLFSCFLCKTLLIPFILFFTHGTVLLWTLPLYWSLRGLAITAGGMLVAICYCKATVVWPPITLLLPILPFGLLLLVGNVWAKNSIVQKESRNLYFLQKQATQEAYELKKLAYREELPTASPQNTLAQEGTILEKAIQNVTQSIAFVDSTTPFLKEDFQSILDKFAEWAYYFKSRAKRQDQLLLQPTVIPLEVLIDAGEVAYQKEKGCLPGLWVEEFVNMPATMLGDREQLVRLLFLAFSHVRQSSVSPRSPITLQLQLTQLRYKKREPLEADGSPDCITFPALALILCGGEKSMPTLQAVYDVESLATTQPVDPFVSPQKGNLRKENLASIVHAHYGLLLLPHAEQLVCLLPLDVSQVREEMLALSLPREAGTQEEASITPHEKTASLARLSSFHDWIPSFESIDPFLIAEILLLLRRCYGFKRHASGQLFYVRAVGIAEWVAAWTDGHAKLVYATLLYDLVRYTCLPLSYIKANYHLIVYCFVENTIAIDSRKRLEESLLAIANRFKESLQKEYFSVLYVKLAERLYDLKHASGYKDPTIVQAMAKESLTIDVELAQRYGEPGMAILLKHAAEEALAGAKPTEPEEGMKP; from the coding sequence ATGACACTATGCAATAATTTACCCCTTGTAATGGTAATGGCTTTTCTGCTACTGACCTTAGTAGTAGGATTGTATTACAGTAGGAAAGTAAAAACTTTTCGGGAATATGCAGTAGGCCATAAGCAATTTGCTACGGCTACGCTGGTGGCAACAGTGTTGGCCACTAGCTATGGAGGAGCAGGATTAATGCGTACTGTAGAATTTGTTTATAGTGAAGGTCTTTACTGGATAATCATGGAGTTTCTTTGCAATGCTTTTCTATTTGTTGTTGCTCCGATAGCACTTCGCATGGGACCATTTATGCGAAATTTATCTATAGCAGAAACTATAGGAAATGTATATGGTATATATCCGAGAATCATTGTAGGAATATCTAGTATTTGTTCTTCTATAGCCATTATTACTATGCAAATTCATGTGTTACGTAAAGCTATATGTACATGCACAGGATCTGTTGATTTTTTAAAAGTAACCATATTGGCTACATTAGTTCTTATTTTTTATTCCATTCTTGGTGGTATCCGAGCTGTTACGCTTACTGATGTTTTACAGTTTATAACTTTTTCTATCATCATTCCTTTACTTGCTTGGTTTGTTTTTATAAAAATAAGGAAAACCCCAATTACTACGATTACGTCTCTTCTACAGAACACGCAAAAATATCAGTTTAGTGATTTTCTTAAGTTGGATATGAAACTCATAGCAATATTGGCTTTGCTTTTATCCTCATTAGTGGCTTATATAGCAGATCCTGTTTTTATGCAACGGATTTATATGGCTTCCGCTCCTATTCAAGCATATAAAGTATTTACTATATCTAGCTTATTTACGTTTTTAATAACGGGATCTATTACTTTAATAGGATTGTTTGTTTTTATAGGAGAACCAGGATTACAACAGCAGCAAATTTGGCCCTATATAATGAACCATATCTCTCCTTTTTTTAAAGGGCTTACGTGTATTAGTTTACTAGCCATGACTATGTCTACAGCTGATTCTTGTTTAAACAATTGTGCAATTATAATTGTTCATGACATAATGGGAAGTATAAAAAAAATAAGTTTAACCAATACAATTCAATTAGCTAGGTTAACCTCTTTTGTAGTAGGTTTATGTGCTATGGTTTTAGCTTTTCGCTGTAAAAATTTATTAGAATTGCTTAAAATAAGTTTTGATTTTTCAATACCTATTGTAACCGCTCCTTTTCTTTTAGCCATTTATGGATTTAGAAGCAGTTCTCTTACAGCTTTAATTGGTATGGGAATTGGTGCACTAACTATTTTAGCCTGGAATAAATGGATTAAGCCATTGGAATCTACAATAGAGATAGACGGTGCTTTTCCTTGCATGCTAGCCAACGGCTTAGCCATGCTAGCCGCCCACTACCTACTGCCCCAGCCAGCAGGAACTGGCTGGGTGACTCCTGATAAAATTTACCTACAAAAGCAACAAGAAAAGGAAAGAATCGCAAGGCGTAATAAACAAGAACGTGCCATTTTTTTTACAAAAGAAAATTTAGCCAAGCTAAAACCCAATGCCATTACATTGGTATTAGTAGGGATTTACTTAATTGTATCTAGCTTAGTTAACAGCTGTTACTACAACGCGCAAACAAAGACAGTATGGCAATGCCTTCCCTTTTATATGCTAGGGGTTGGGTATATAGGTTATGTAGCCTTCTTGAAGGAAAATAACAAAATCCCAGATTGGGCAATAGGCAAATATTGGTTTATAAGTGTATTAGTTGGATTCCCGCTCCATCTTCTCTTTAGCTGCTTCCTATGCAAAACACTTTTAATCCCCTTCATTTTATTTTTTACCCATGGAACAGTTCTATTGTGGACACTTCCGTTGTATTGGAGCCTAAGAGGGCTAGCTATTACGGCAGGGGGTATGCTAGTAGCTATTTGTTATTGTAAAGCAACGGTAGTATGGCCTCCTATTACACTATTATTGCCCATACTACCATTTGGGTTGCTACTTTTGGTGGGTAATGTTTGGGCAAAAAACAGTATTGTACAAAAGGAATCCCGTAATCTTTATTTCCTGCAGAAACAGGCCACACAAGAAGCCTACGAACTAAAAAAGCTAGCCTATAGGGAGGAGCTCCCTACTGCTTCTCCCCAAAATACCTTAGCCCAGGAGGGAACTATTTTAGAAAAAGCCATCCAAAATGTTACGCAATCTATTGCCTTTGTAGACAGTACTACCCCCTTTCTCAAAGAAGACTTTCAAAGCATCCTAGATAAATTTGCAGAATGGGCCTACTATTTTAAATCACGGGCCAAACGCCAGGACCAGCTTCTTTTACAACCAACAGTTATCCCATTAGAAGTGCTTATCGATGCAGGTGAGGTAGCCTACCAAAAAGAAAAAGGTTGCTTACCTGGTTTATGGGTAGAGGAATTCGTAAATATGCCCGCTACGATGCTAGGCGATAGGGAGCAGTTGGTACGGCTTTTGTTTCTGGCCTTTAGCCATGTAAGGCAATCCAGCGTTTCTCCGCGCTCCCCTATTACGCTACAGCTGCAACTTACCCAATTGCGCTACAAAAAAAGGGAACCGCTTGAAGCAGATGGATCCCCTGATTGTATCACTTTTCCTGCGTTGGCGCTAATATTGTGTGGGGGAGAAAAAAGCATGCCTACCCTACAAGCAGTATATGACGTGGAAAGCCTTGCTACTACCCAACCAGTGGATCCTTTTGTATCCCCGCAAAAGGGAAACCTACGCAAAGAAAATTTAGCATCGATTGTGCATGCGCACTATGGGCTTCTGTTGTTGCCGCATGCAGAACAATTGGTCTGCCTACTCCCGCTGGATGTGTCCCAAGTAAGAGAGGAAATGCTAGCGCTTTCCTTGCCAAGGGAAGCGGGTACGCAGGAGGAAGCCTCTATTACGCCCCATGAAAAGACCGCATCGTTAGCAAGATTGTCGTCGTTTCATGATTGGATTCCTTCCTTTGAAAGTATAGATCCTTTCCTTATTGCAGAGATACTGCTCTTATTAAGGCGCTGCTATGGATTTAAACGGCATGCATCGGGGCAGCTTTTTTATGTACGTGCCGTAGGAATTGCTGAGTGGGTAGCTGCTTGGACAGATGGCCATGCTAAACTGGTTTATGCGACGCTGCTGTATGATTTGGTCCGCTATACCTGCCTGCCGCTTTCCTATATCAAAGCCAATTACCACCTAATCGTTTACTGCTTTGTAGAAAATACAATTGCTATCGATAGCCGGAAGCGTTTAGAGGAATCGCTGCTGGCTATTGCCAACCGCTTTAAGGAATCCTTGCAAAAAGAGTATTTTTCTGTACTCTATGTGAAGCTGGCAGAGCGGCTATACGATTTAAAACATGCTTCCGGATACAAAGATCCTACCATTGTACAAGCCATGGCCAAAGAAAGTTTAACCATTGACGTGGAGCTGGCCCAGCGCTATGGAGAACCAGGTATGGCTATTCTTTTGAAGCACGCAGCTGAGGAAGCATTGGCTGGTGCTAAGCCTACAGAACCTGAAGAAGGGATGAAGCCTTGA
- a CDS encoding sodium:solute symporter family protein → MTLFNNLPLVMIVAFLLLTLVVGLYYSKKVRTLREYAIGNKDFATATLVATLLATAWGGGGLIRTVEEIYSRGFYHICISFSSVISLWIISLLAFRMGPFMENLSVSETIGSVYGKYPRIIASLAYVIASIPSITTQIKVTALAISMSTELNDSIKNYSIVFAAFILVFYSTFGGIRAVTFTDVLQFITFTIIIPLLTLSLFEVINKPVVACLQSHQKFQPYSVFRFDMQLMAMVSLFLSNLMSSTIAPAKIQRLYMSSGTVQAHKVFWYSSIFNIIITGCVVLIGLFAFVNSDSLPKETVWNHIMESIHPIFKGLISISLLAMAMSTADSKLNTCAIMISHDLIESIKNIKFPCVHSHQNRFMARIISVLDLCLKPVLAYPIRLARITTLIIGFLAMVLAFKYKDLLKLMTLVINLYVPVVTAPFILSVFGFRSSSRTAVIGMITGVLTMKAWNQWIKPSTIPSTVIGVDGAFFCMLANGLAMLLAHYLLPQPAGTGWVPPDKIYLQRQQEKERIARRNKKERTITKENLAKLKPNAIALVLVGIYLIVSSLVSNYYYNGQFKALWQCLPFCMLGVGYIGYVAFLKENNKIPDWAIGKYWFISVLVGFPLHLLFSCFLCKTLLVPFILFFTHGTVLLWTLPLYWSLRGLAITAGGMLVAICYCKATVVWPPITLLLPILPFGLLLLVGNVWAKNSIVQKESRNLYFLQKQATQEAYELKKLAYSEELPTASPQSLLAQEGTILEKAIQNVTQSIAFVDSTTPFLKEDFQSIIDKFAEWAYYFRSRAKRQDQLLLQPTAIPLEALIDAGEVAYQKEKGYLPGLWIEESVNIPDTLLGDREQLVRLLFLALNHVRQSSVSFRSTITLQLQPTQLRYKKREPLEADGTPACISFPALALVLRTENKNIPLFTIQAIYDVEDASITQPVDPFVSPQKVNLHKENLASIVHAHYGLLLLPHAEQLVCLLPLDVTQVREEMLALSLPREAGTQEETSITPHEKTASLATLSAFHDWIPSFESIDSSLIAEILLLLRRCYGFKRHASGQLFYVRAVAIAEWVAAWTDGHAKLVYATLLYDLVRYTRLPLSYIKGNYNMGVYCFVENVIAIDSRERLEESLLAITNRLKESLQKEHISVLYVKLAERLYDLKQASGYKDPTIVQAMAKESLTIDVELAQRYGEPGMAILLKHAAEEALLINKQ, encoded by the coding sequence ATGACACTATTCAATAATTTACCCCTTGTAATGATAGTCGCTTTTTTGCTATTGACTCTGGTAGTAGGGCTCTATTACAGTAAGAAAGTAAGAACTTTGCGAGAATATGCTATAGGAAATAAGGACTTTGCTACGGCTACGCTAGTGGCAACATTACTAGCAACTGCTTGGGGCGGCGGTGGATTAATACGTACAGTGGAGGAGATCTATAGCCGAGGATTTTATCATATTTGTATTTCATTTTCTAGTGTTATTAGTTTGTGGATTATTAGTTTACTGGCATTTCGGATGGGACCATTTATGGAAAATCTTTCTGTATCAGAAACTATAGGTAGTGTATATGGTAAATATCCAAGGATTATCGCTTCTCTGGCATATGTTATTGCTTCTATTCCTAGTATTACTACACAAATTAAAGTAACTGCTTTGGCTATAAGTATGAGTACAGAGCTAAATGATTCAATAAAAAATTATAGTATAGTATTTGCCGCTTTTATTCTTGTCTTTTATTCTACCTTTGGTGGTATTCGAGCCGTTACTTTCACTGATGTACTGCAATTTATAACTTTTACCATTATCATACCCTTACTTACCTTATCTCTATTTGAAGTTATTAATAAACCAGTTGTAGCTTGTTTACAAAGCCACCAAAAATTTCAGCCTTATAGTGTATTTCGTTTTGACATGCAGTTGATGGCAATGGTTAGTTTATTTTTGTCCAATTTAATGTCTAGTACAATAGCACCTGCTAAGATACAAAGATTATACATGTCATCTGGGACCGTCCAAGCACATAAAGTTTTCTGGTACTCGAGTATTTTTAACATTATAATAACAGGTTGTGTTGTTTTAATTGGGCTATTTGCTTTTGTAAATTCAGACTCCTTGCCAAAAGAAACCGTATGGAACCATATTATGGAATCCATTCACCCTATTTTTAAGGGTTTGATTTCTATTAGTCTACTAGCTATGGCTATGTCTACAGCTGACTCTAAATTAAACACTTGTGCTATTATGATTAGTCATGATTTGATAGAAAGTATAAAAAATATAAAATTTCCATGTGTACACTCCCATCAAAACCGTTTTATGGCACGTATAATTAGTGTGCTAGATTTATGCTTAAAACCAGTACTAGCTTACCCTATTCGATTAGCTAGGATTACTACCCTAATTATAGGATTTTTAGCTATGGTTTTAGCTTTTAAGTATAAAGATTTATTAAAATTAATGACATTGGTTATTAATTTATATGTACCCGTTGTAACAGCCCCTTTTATTTTATCTGTTTTTGGTTTTCGGAGCAGTTCTCGTACAGCTGTTATTGGAATGATTACAGGTGTATTAACTATGAAAGCTTGGAATCAATGGATTAAACCAAGCACAATCCCATCCACTGTAATAGGTGTAGATGGTGCTTTTTTTTGCATGCTAGCCAACGGATTAGCGATGCTGCTCGCCCACTATCTATTGCCGCAACCAGCAGGAACCGGATGGGTACCTCCTGATAAAATTTACCTACAGAGGCAACAGGAAAAGGAAAGAATCGCAAGACGTAATAAAAAAGAACGAACCATCACAAAAGAAAATTTAGCCAAACTGAAACCCAATGCCATTGCCTTGGTATTAGTAGGGATTTACTTGATTGTATCTAGCTTAGTTAGCAATTATTACTACAACGGGCAATTCAAAGCTTTATGGCAATGCCTTCCCTTTTGTATGCTAGGGGTTGGGTATATAGGTTATGTAGCCTTCTTGAAGGAAAATAACAAAATCCCAGATTGGGCAATAGGCAAATATTGGTTTATAAGTGTATTAGTTGGATTCCCGCTCCATCTTCTCTTTAGCTGCTTCCTATGCAAAACACTTTTAGTCCCCTTCATTTTATTTTTTACCCATGGAACAGTTCTATTGTGGACACTTCCGTTGTATTGGAGCCTAAGAGGGCTAGCTATTACGGCAGGGGGTATGCTAGTAGCTATTTGTTATTGTAAAGCAACGGTAGTATGGCCTCCTATTACACTATTATTGCCCATACTACCATTTGGGTTGCTGCTTTTGGTGGGTAATGTTTGGGCAAAAAACAGTATTGTACAAAAGGAATCCCGTAATCTTTATTTCCTGCAGAAACAGGCCACACAAGAAGCCTATGAACTAAAAAAATTAGCCTATAGTGAAGAACTCCCTACTGCTTCTCCTCAAAGCCTCTTAGCCCAAGAGGGAACTATTTTAGAAAAAGCCATCCAAAATGTTACGCAATCTATTGCCTTTGTAGATAGTACCACTCCTTTCCTTAAAGAAGACTTCCAAAGCATCATCGATAAATTTGCAGAATGGGCTTACTATTTTAGATCACGGGCCAAACGCCAAGACCAGCTTCTTTTACAACCGACTGCTATCCCATTAGAAGCGCTTATCGATGCAGGAGAGGTAGCCTACCAAAAAGAAAAAGGCTACTTACCTGGTTTATGGATAGAGGAATCCGTAAATATACCCGATACGCTGCTAGGCGATAGGGAACAGTTGGTACGGCTTCTCTTCCTGGCCCTTAATCATGTAAGGCAATCCAGCGTTTCCTTTCGTTCCACTATTACGCTACAGCTGCAGCCTACCCAATTGCGCTACAAAAAAAGAGAACCGCTTGAAGCGGATGGAACTCCTGCTTGTATCTCTTTTCCTGCGTTGGCTTTGGTATTGCGTACAGAAAATAAAAATATCCCCCTATTTACTATACAAGCAATATATGACGTAGAAGATGCTTCCATTACCCAACCAGTGGATCCTTTTGTATCTCCGCAAAAGGTAAACCTACACAAAGAAAATTTAGCATCGATTGTGCATGCGCACTATGGACTTCTGTTGTTGCCGCATGCAGAACAGCTGGTCTGCCTACTCCCCCTAGATGTAACCCAAGTAAGAGAGGAGATGCTAGCACTTTCCTTACCGAGGGAAGCCGGTACCCAAGAGGAAACGTCTATTACGCCCCATGAAAAGACCGCATCACTAGCAACATTGTCCGCTTTTCATGATTGGATTCCTTCCTTTGAAAGTATAGATTCTTCCCTTATTGCAGAGATATTGCTCTTACTGCGGCGTTGCTATGGATTTAAACGGCATGCATCGGGTCAGCTTTTTTATGTACGAGCCGTAGCGATTGCTGAGTGGGTAGCTGCCTGGACAGATGGCCATGCTAAACTGGTTTATGCGACGCTGCTGTATGACTTGGTCCGCTATACCAGACTGCCGCTTTCCTATATCAAAGGTAATTATAATATGGGGGTGTACTGTTTTGTAGAGAATGTAATCGCTATAGACAGCCGGGAGCGTTTAGAGGAATCGCTGCTGGCTATTACCAACCGCTTGAAGGAATCCTTGCAAAAAGAGCATATTTCTGTACTCTATGTGAAGCTGGCAGAGCGGCTATACGATTTAAAACAGGCTTCCGGATACAAAGATCCTACCATTGTACAAGCCATGGCCAAAGAAAGTTTAACCATTGACGTGGAGCTGGCCCAACGCTATGGAGAACCAGGTATGGCTATTCTTTTGAAGCACGCAGCTGAGGAAGCATTGCTTATAAACAAACAATAG
- a CDS encoding sodium:solute symporter family transporter, producing the protein MTLFNNLPLVMVIGFLLLTLVVGLYYSRKVTTFREYAVGNKQFATATLVATLLASEFSGGGLLRGVEQTHAQGLFWILFGLSSPIAHWILTSLMLRMGPFMQHLSLAESISTSYGKMPRLVVALVSVIVNVIMVTMQIIAMTKAIEVCLDLSNSDNAKVMQASIPGIATLIVIGYSMFGGIRSVTFTDVLQFITFTAIIPLVAWFIFKSTDKSVLEVASILHKEPKFQLTSCLHINKLLALTTLFLANLVGHIDPVIIQRIYMASSPIQARKLFIHAGTFGFIIKGFIYLIALFLFVKAPTLSKDQIWPHVFQNIPPIFKGFIAVSLLAMAMSTADSMLNTCAVLISHDIVGSIQATKGIIDKYKLSLARYTVLIVGICAMLLAFQTSDLLALLQLAFACFIPIITAPFLLAVYGFRGTSRTALIGMATGIVAILAWNKWIEPMTGIDGAFPCMLANGLAMLAAHYLLPHPAGTGWVPPDKTYQQWQQEKERITRRNKQERKDFFLKAQLAKFKPSRAGLLLTGIYLLVIGTVSFVYCYYHSDQVQYSYSLLLLPCIGFLYIGCAIYSYQFIPDWVVGSCWFFSLLIALPLHLLFSCFLCQTLLVPFILFFTHGTVLLWTLPFYWSLRALAITTGGMLIAICCCKATVVWPDPMIVLPLVGVGSFLVMLVVYFKKQNRIQQERVAYFLQKQATQEAYELKKLAYSEELPTASPQNTLAQEGTILEKAIQNVTQSIAFVDSTTPFLKEDFQSIIDKFAEWAYYFRSRAKRQDQLLLQPTAIPLEALIDAGEVAYQKEKGYLPGLWVEEVVNIPDTMLGDREQLVRLLFLALNHVRQSSASFRFPITLQLQLTQLRYKKREPLEADGDPDCISFPALALILCVGEKSMPTLQAVYDVEDASTTQPVDPFVSPQKVNLHKENLASIVHAHYGLLLLPHAEQLVCLLPLDVSQVREEMLALSLPREAGTQEEDSITPHEKTASLARLSSFHDWIPSFESIDPFLIAEILLLLRRCYGFKRHASGQLFYVRAVGIAEWVAAWTDGHAKLVYATLLYDLVRYTRLPLSYIKANYHLIVYCFVENTIAIDSRKRLEESLLAITNRLKESLQKEHISVLYVKLAERLYDLKQASGYKDPTIVQAMAKESLTIDVELAQRYGEPGMAILLKQAAEEALAGAKPTEPEEGMKP; encoded by the coding sequence ATGACACTATTCAATAATTTACCCCTTGTAATGGTAATAGGGTTTCTGCTACTGACCTTAGTAGTAGGGCTGTATTATAGTAGAAAAGTAACTACTTTTCGAGAATATGCGGTAGGAAATAAGCAATTTGCTACGGCTACACTGGTGGCTACCCTGTTGGCCAGTGAATTTAGCGGAGGCGGCTTATTGCGTGGCGTAGAACAAACCCATGCACAGGGACTTTTCTGGATATTATTTGGCTTATCTTCTCCTATCGCTCATTGGATATTAACTTCTTTGATGTTGCGCATGGGGCCTTTTATGCAGCATCTCTCTTTAGCAGAAAGCATCAGTACTTCCTATGGGAAAATGCCTAGATTGGTTGTTGCTTTGGTTTCCGTTATTGTAAACGTTATCATGGTGACTATGCAAATTATTGCTATGACTAAAGCTATCGAAGTATGTCTAGACTTAAGTAATAGCGACAACGCAAAGGTAATGCAAGCTAGCATACCAGGAATAGCTACCCTTATAGTTATAGGTTATTCTATGTTTGGTGGTATTCGTTCGGTTACTTTTACCGATGTATTACAGTTTATAACTTTTACGGCTATTATTCCTTTAGTAGCCTGGTTTATATTTAAGTCAACTGACAAGTCAGTGTTAGAGGTAGCTTCCATCCTGCACAAAGAACCAAAATTTCAGTTGACTAGCTGTCTGCATATAAATAAACTATTAGCGCTAACCACATTGTTTCTAGCCAACTTAGTTGGTCACATAGACCCCGTTATTATACAACGGATCTACATGGCCTCTAGCCCTATACAAGCGAGAAAGTTGTTTATACATGCTGGAACCTTCGGTTTTATAATAAAAGGGTTTATATACTTAATAGCACTTTTCCTTTTTGTTAAGGCGCCCACACTATCCAAAGATCAAATCTGGCCGCATGTATTTCAAAACATTCCCCCTATTTTTAAAGGGTTTATTGCTGTTAGTTTACTAGCTATGGCCATGTCTACGGCTGATTCTATGTTAAATACATGTGCCGTCCTAATAAGCCATGATATAGTAGGCAGTATACAAGCTACCAAAGGAATAATAGATAAATACAAACTTAGTTTAGCACGATATACTGTTTTAATAGTAGGTATCTGTGCTATGCTATTAGCCTTTCAGACAAGTGATTTACTCGCTTTATTGCAACTTGCTTTTGCTTGCTTTATTCCCATCATAACCGCTCCTTTTCTCTTGGCTGTCTATGGTTTCCGTGGAACATCCCGTACAGCCTTAATCGGTATGGCAACTGGTATAGTAGCTATTTTAGCTTGGAACAAATGGATTGAACCGATGACTGGTATAGATGGCGCTTTCCCTTGCATGCTGGCCAACGGCTTAGCCATGCTAGCCGCCCACTACCTATTGCCGCACCCAGCAGGAACCGGCTGGGTGCCTCCTGATAAAACTTACCAACAATGGCAACAGGAAAAGGAAAGAATCACAAGACGTAATAAGCAAGAAAGGAAGGACTTCTTTTTAAAAGCGCAGCTAGCAAAATTTAAACCGTCTAGAGCAGGGTTGTTGTTAACAGGCATTTATTTACTTGTTATAGGAACTGTTAGCTTTGTCTATTGTTATTACCATAGCGATCAAGTACAATACAGCTATAGCTTATTGCTATTGCCTTGTATAGGGTTTCTTTATATAGGGTGTGCCATCTATAGCTACCAGTTTATCCCAGATTGGGTAGTAGGCAGCTGTTGGTTTTTTAGTTTGTTAATTGCGCTCCCCCTCCACCTTCTCTTTAGCTGCTTCCTATGCCAAACACTTTTGGTCCCCTTTATTTTATTTTTTACCCATGGAACAGTTCTATTGTGGACACTTCCGTTCTATTGGAGCCTAAGAGCGCTAGCTATTACGACAGGGGGTATGCTAATAGCTATTTGCTGTTGTAAAGCAACGGTAGTATGGCCTGATCCTATGATAGTATTGCCTTTGGTAGGAGTGGGCTCATTTCTAGTAATGTTGGTTGTGTATTTTAAAAAACAAAATAGAATTCAGCAGGAACGGGTAGCCTATTTCCTGCAAAAACAAGCTACACAAGAAGCCTATGAACTAAAAAAATTAGCCTATAGTGAAGAACTCCCTACTGCTTCCCCCCAAAATACCTTAGCCCAAGAGGGAACTATTTTAGAAAAAGCCATCCAAAATGTTACGCAATCTATTGCCTTTGTAGATAGTACCACTCCCTTCCTTAAGGAAGACTTCCAAAGCATCATCGATAAATTTGCAGAATGGGCTTACTATTTTAGATCACGAGCCAAACGCCAAGACCAGCTTCTTTTACAACCGACTGCTATCCCATTAGAAGCGCTTATCGATGCAGGAGAGGTGGCCTACCAAAAAGAAAAAGGTTACTTACCTGGTTTATGGGTAGAGGAAGTCGTAAATATACCCGATACCATGCTAGGCGATAGGGAGCAGTTGGTACGGCTTCTCTTCCTGGCTCTTAACCATGTAAGGCAATCCAGCGCTTCCTTTCGTTTCCCTATTACGCTACAGCTGCAACTTACCCAATTGCGCTACAAAAAGAGAGAACCGCTTGAAGCGGATGGAGATCCTGATTGTATCTCTTTTCCTGCGTTGGCGCTAATATTGTGTGTTGGAGAAAAAAGCATGCCTACCCTACAAGCAGTATATGACGTAGAAGACGCTTCCACTACCCAACCAGTGGATCCTTTTGTATCTCCGCAAAAGGTAAACTTACATAAAGAAAATTTAGCATCGATTGTGCATGCGCACTATGGGCTTCTGTTGTTGCCGCATGCAGAACAATTGGTCTGCCTACTCCCGCTGGATGTGTCCCAAGTAAGAGAGGAGATGCTAGCACTTTCCTTACCGAGGGAAGCGGGTACGCAGGAGGAAGACTCTATTACGCCCCATGAAAAGACTGCATCATTAGCAAGATTGTCGTCGTTTCATGATTGGATTCCTTCCTTTGAAAGTATAGATCCTTTCCTTATTGCAGAGATATTGCTTTTACTGCGGCGTTGCTATGGATTTAAACGGCATGCATCGGGTCAGCTTTTTTATGTACGTGCCGTAGGGATTGCTGAGTGGGTAGCTGCCTGGACAGATGGCCATGCTAAACTGGTTTATGCGACGCTACTGTATGATTTGGTCCGCTATACCCGCTTGCCGCTTTCCTATATCAAAGCCAATTACCACCTAATCGTTTACTGCTTTGTAGAAAATACAATTGCTATCGATAGCCGGAAGCGTTTAGAGGAATCGCTGCTGGCTATTACCAACCGCTTGAAGGAATCCTTGCAAAAAGAACATATTTCTGTACTCTATGTGAAGCTGGCAGAGCGGCTATACGATTTAAAACAGGCTTCCGGTTACAAAGATCCTACCATTGTACAAGCCATGGCCAAAGAAAGTTTAACCATCGATGTGGAGCTGGCCCAGCGCTATGGAGAACCAGGTATGGCTATTCTTTTGAAGCAGGCAGCTGAGGAAGCATTGGCTGGTGCTAAGCCTACAGAACCTGAAGAAGGGATGAAGCCTTGA